In Rubrobacter radiotolerans DSM 5868, a genomic segment contains:
- a CDS encoding cob(I)yrinic acid a,c-diamide adenosyltransferase translates to MSEKNPPVSTRRGDDGTTTLLGSGRLGKDDLRIAVLGDIDEATSSIGLVRAEAPEELAATLLDLQRLLYRIMGDVAMPGEKNTVGPDDVKLVDDALSSWRERTELPKEFVVPGETRLGALLDVARSVVRRAERTLVAAGYVKEHPDAVRCVNRLSDVLYIVARNADGQRTLSKG, encoded by the coding sequence ATGAGCGAGAAGAACCCGCCCGTCTCGACCCGCCGGGGCGACGACGGCACGACGACGCTACTCGGCTCGGGCCGTCTCGGCAAGGACGACCTGCGCATCGCCGTGCTCGGCGACATAGACGAGGCGACCTCCTCAATCGGGCTCGTCCGCGCCGAGGCCCCCGAAGAGCTCGCCGCGACCCTTCTCGACCTCCAGCGACTCCTGTACCGCATAATGGGAGACGTCGCTATGCCCGGGGAGAAGAACACCGTCGGCCCGGACGACGTAAAGCTCGTCGACGACGCGCTCTCCAGCTGGCGCGAGCGAACCGAGCTTCCGAAGGAGTTCGTCGTTCCCGGAGAGACGCGCCTCGGGGCGCTCCTCGACGTTGCGCGCTCGGTTGTCCGGCGGGCGGAGCGAACCCTTGTTGCGGCCGGGTACGTGAAGGAACACCCCGACGCCGTCCGGTGCGTCAACCGCCTCTCCGACGTGCTCTACATCGTCGCGAGGAACGCCGACGGGCAGAGAACGCTCTCGAAAGGCTAA
- a CDS encoding LLM class F420-dependent oxidoreductase, with the protein MTAKFGVFVPQGWKMDLTEIADPVEQYEAMTAAGRKAEELGYDSVWVYDHFHTVPEPTKNTVFECWTITAGLVRDLRRIKVGQMVTCNGYRNPALLAKMASTVDVMSDGRLLFGLGAGWYEHEWLAYGYGFPERGQRIKSFREACEIVYRMWTEDDVVFEGEYHSVDRPINEPKAARAAEGRRPAFWIGGGGEKVTLRLVARWGDACNVFGEPEALRHKFGVLKRHCEDLGRDYGEIERSTLVNVHLLEAGEDPERATKAARGDRTLEEYRQSYLVGTAGEVAERLAARIEAGATYFTVYLPRIAYDHYQLEALAKDVLPQLR; encoded by the coding sequence ATGACGGCGAAGTTCGGGGTGTTCGTGCCGCAGGGCTGGAAGATGGATCTGACGGAGATAGCCGACCCGGTCGAGCAGTACGAGGCGATGACCGCGGCGGGCAGAAAGGCCGAGGAGCTCGGCTACGACTCGGTCTGGGTCTACGACCACTTCCACACCGTCCCCGAGCCCACAAAGAACACCGTCTTCGAGTGCTGGACGATCACGGCCGGACTCGTGCGCGACCTGCGGCGCATAAAGGTCGGGCAGATGGTCACCTGCAACGGCTACCGCAACCCGGCCCTGCTCGCGAAGATGGCCTCCACCGTGGACGTCATGTCCGACGGACGGCTCCTCTTCGGGCTCGGGGCGGGCTGGTACGAGCACGAGTGGCTCGCCTACGGCTACGGTTTCCCCGAGCGCGGCCAGAGAATAAAGTCCTTCCGGGAGGCGTGCGAGATCGTCTACCGCATGTGGACCGAGGACGACGTTGTCTTCGAGGGCGAGTACCACTCCGTAGACCGTCCGATAAACGAGCCGAAGGCCGCCCGGGCCGCCGAGGGTCGCCGTCCGGCGTTCTGGATCGGGGGCGGCGGCGAGAAGGTCACCCTGCGCCTCGTCGCCCGGTGGGGCGACGCCTGCAACGTCTTCGGCGAGCCGGAGGCGCTGCGCCACAAGTTCGGGGTCCTCAAACGCCACTGCGAGGACCTCGGTCGCGACTACGGGGAGATAGAGCGCTCCACCCTCGTCAACGTACACCTCCTCGAAGCGGGCGAGGACCCGGAGAGGGCGACAAAGGCCGCCCGCGGCGACCGCACCCTGGAGGAGTACCGGCAGTCCTACCTCGTCGGGACGGCCGGGGAGGTTGCCGAGCGACTCGCCGCGCGCATCGAGGCCGGGGCGACCTACTTCACCGTCTACCTGCCGCGCATCGCCTACGACCACTACCAGCTCGAAGCGCTCGCAAAGGACGTGCTCCCGCAGCTCCGGTGA
- a CDS encoding response regulator transcription factor, which produces MKILVVEDEPGISRMLQRGLITQGYETAAADNGEDGLRLALEGDVDLVLLDIMLPGLDGRQVLRRIRARKPDLPVLMLTAKDEIRSKVSALDEGADDYLTKPFALEELLARVRVLSRRAEQPDSNVIEFGNLRVDLLAHRVWVSDKQVDLSSREFALLEYFLRHPGQVLSRQQILSAIWDYSFDPGSNVVDVYVRYLRKKIDRPGSPSVITTIRGAGYRLDRPEKDA; this is translated from the coding sequence ATGAAGATACTCGTTGTCGAGGACGAGCCGGGCATCTCGCGGATGCTCCAGCGGGGGCTTATAACCCAGGGCTACGAGACCGCGGCGGCCGACAACGGGGAGGATGGTCTCAGGCTGGCCCTTGAGGGCGACGTGGACCTCGTCCTGCTCGACATAATGCTTCCCGGCCTCGACGGACGGCAGGTGCTCCGGCGCATCCGGGCGAGAAAGCCGGACCTCCCGGTGCTGATGCTCACGGCCAAGGACGAGATCAGGAGCAAGGTTTCGGCGCTCGACGAGGGGGCCGACGACTACCTGACGAAGCCCTTCGCCCTTGAAGAGCTCCTTGCTCGCGTGCGGGTGCTCTCCCGTCGCGCCGAGCAGCCGGACTCGAACGTGATCGAGTTCGGCAACCTCCGCGTAGACCTTCTCGCTCACCGGGTCTGGGTGTCGGACAAGCAGGTGGACCTCTCCAGCCGGGAGTTCGCCCTGCTTGAGTACTTTCTCCGGCACCCCGGACAAGTCCTCAGCCGGCAGCAGATCCTCTCGGCGATCTGGGACTACTCCTTCGACCCGGGCTCTAACGTTGTCGACGTCTATGTCCGCTACCTCAGAAAGAAGATAGACCGTCCGGGCTCGCCGTCCGTGATCACGACCATAAGAGGGGCCGGTTACCGGCTCGACCGTCCCGAGAAGGACGCCTGA
- a CDS encoding sensor histidine kinase, translated as MVLLIAVITGLLLVGAVLAYSTVRVFSELRRLYRSQREATEELAAASKAKTDFLADVSHELRTPLTVLRGNAEIGLRMQQDEMQQEILAEILAESDKMTKMVEDLLFLARSDSSSLPLDSSRVEVEDFLRSVAARAGVLARERGATFEFDLRATGESELDPARIEQAILVFVDNAAKYAGGHGPILLKSRNEGDRLVVSVSDRGPGIPKEDLERIFERFYRLDKTRSRKLGGAGLGLPIAKTIVEGHGGTVRAESVPGEGTTMSLTLPLGPNEHPDDGSGDSARSGGTDHAREKSPST; from the coding sequence ATGGTGCTCCTGATCGCCGTCATCACCGGGCTGCTGCTAGTCGGAGCGGTGCTCGCCTACTCGACGGTCCGCGTCTTTTCCGAGCTCAGGAGGCTCTACCGGAGCCAGCGCGAGGCGACCGAGGAGTTGGCGGCGGCCTCGAAGGCAAAGACCGACTTTCTCGCCGACGTCTCGCACGAGCTTAGGACCCCGCTCACGGTGCTGCGGGGGAACGCCGAGATCGGACTCCGGATGCAGCAGGACGAGATGCAGCAGGAGATCCTCGCCGAGATCCTCGCCGAGTCCGACAAGATGACGAAGATGGTCGAGGACCTGCTCTTTCTGGCGCGCTCGGACTCCTCCTCCCTGCCGCTCGATAGCTCGCGGGTCGAGGTCGAGGACTTTCTGCGCAGCGTCGCTGCGAGGGCCGGGGTTCTCGCCCGGGAACGCGGTGCGACCTTCGAGTTCGACCTGCGGGCCACGGGCGAGTCAGAGCTCGACCCCGCCCGAATAGAGCAGGCTATCCTTGTCTTTGTGGACAACGCCGCAAAGTACGCCGGGGGACACGGTCCGATCCTCTTAAAGTCAAGAAACGAGGGCGACCGGCTCGTCGTTAGCGTCTCCGACCGCGGCCCGGGCATCCCGAAAGAGGACCTCGAACGCATCTTCGAGCGCTTCTACCGGCTCGACAAGACCCGCTCAAGAAAGCTCGGCGGCGCTGGCCTCGGCCTCCCGATAGCAAAGACGATAGTCGAGGGACACGGCGGGACCGTGCGGGCCGAGAGCGTCCCCGGCGAGGGGACCACGATGTCCCTCACACTTCCGCTCGGCCCGAACGAACACCCGGATGACGGCAGCGGCGACAGCGCTCGCTCCGGCGGGACGGACCACGCTCGGGAAAAGAGCCCGAGCACCTAA